In one window of Musa acuminata AAA Group cultivar baxijiao chromosome BXJ3-2, Cavendish_Baxijiao_AAA, whole genome shotgun sequence DNA:
- the LOC103975403 gene encoding uncharacterized protein LOC103975403, producing MGESSSASYIRMVQHLIEQCLVFHMSKDECMEALAKHADIKPVITSTVWKELEKENKEFFEAYMKDQAEKAMEMEAAQRIQKMLAESAAKDSEKED from the exons ATGGGCGAATCATCATCAGCCTCCTACATCCGCATG GTGCAACATCTGATCGAGCAATGCCTCGTCTTCCACATGAGCAAGGACGAGTGCATGGAGGCGCTCGCCAAGCACGCCGACATAAAGCCCGTCATCACTTCCACCG TCTGGAAGGAGTTAGAGAAGGAGAACAAGGAGTTCTTCGAGGCGTACATGAAAGATCAAGCGGAGAAGGCCATGGAGATGGAGGCCGCGCAGAGGATACAGAAGATGCTCGCCGAGTCGGCCGCCAAAGATTCGGAAAAGGAAGACTAA